One Leptotrichia hongkongensis genomic window carries:
- a CDS encoding carbonic anhydrase, translating into MFCTLVCCMDGRFIHILNEYIRSNYRYTFVDTITDAGAVNKIVSDEGYLKKIEDKVVLISVNKHKSDHIFVAGHSDCAGCPTDDETQKGYIRKAAEKMHSDLPHEAVTGLFVYENGEIEILVDYDITDTN; encoded by the coding sequence ATGTTTTGTACTTTAGTATGCTGTATGGATGGGAGATTTATTCATATTTTGAATGAATATATCAGAAGTAATTATAGATATACTTTTGTTGATACCATTACTGATGCAGGAGCGGTAAATAAAATTGTTAGTGATGAGGGTTATTTAAAAAAAATAGAAGATAAGGTTGTTTTAATTTCGGTTAATAAACATAAATCTGACCATATCTTTGTGGCAGGGCATAGCGACTGTGCTGGTTGTCCTACTGATGATGAAACACAAAAAGGATATATTCGTAAAGCAGCCGAGAAAATGCATAGTGACTTGCCTCACGAAGCTGTTACTGGACTTTTTGTTTATGAAAATGGAGAAATTGAAATTTTAGTAGATTATGATATAACAGATACTAATTAA
- a CDS encoding aspartate kinase → MALIIQKYGGTSVANAERVKEVAKRVVKYKKAGHDVIVVVSAPAGRTDELIKRAYELSDSPNKREFDMLLTSGEQISIASLAIAVADMGEKVVSLNAFQVNFKTTSVHTKAKIIDIDTQIIQEKLNDGNVVVFAGFQGITENNEITTLGRGGSDTTAVALGAALNADEVEIYTDVDGVYTADPRIVKNAKKLETISYQEMLELAASGAKVLHPRSVEIAAKYGIKIHLRSSFDDSEGTIVQREEGFDEIGNQNINIKGEAMEKVKIAGITSSKNEGKITLFGVPDKPGIAAKVFSRLAKEKINTDIILQSSSANKELNNISFTVKSDDLKEAVAISEQIKENIGAEGVSYEEKIAKVSVVGIGLKSHYETTAEIFDTLAENNINIDMISCSEINVSCIIHENDVEKAVNALHKRFIEMDS, encoded by the coding sequence ATGGCTTTAATTATACAGAAATATGGCGGAACTTCCGTTGCAAATGCCGAGAGGGTAAAGGAAGTGGCTAAAAGAGTTGTAAAGTATAAAAAGGCTGGACATGATGTAATCGTTGTTGTTTCTGCACCGGCTGGTAGGACTGATGAGCTAATAAAAAGAGCTTATGAGTTGTCAGATTCGCCAAATAAACGTGAATTTGATATGCTTTTGACTTCAGGAGAGCAGATTTCGATTGCATCACTTGCGATTGCTGTAGCTGATATGGGAGAAAAGGTTGTTTCGTTAAATGCTTTTCAAGTTAATTTTAAAACGACATCTGTGCATACAAAAGCTAAAATTATTGACATTGATACACAAATTATACAGGAAAAACTAAATGATGGAAATGTAGTCGTATTTGCTGGATTTCAAGGAATTACTGAAAATAATGAAATTACTACACTTGGACGTGGCGGTTCCGATACAACCGCTGTTGCACTAGGAGCAGCTCTTAATGCTGATGAAGTGGAGATTTACACTGATGTTGACGGAGTTTATACAGCAGATCCGAGAATTGTAAAAAATGCAAAAAAATTAGAAACAATTTCCTATCAGGAAATGCTGGAACTGGCTGCTTCAGGAGCAAAAGTCCTGCATCCAAGATCAGTTGAAATTGCAGCAAAATATGGTATAAAAATACATTTACGTTCATCATTTGACGATTCTGAAGGAACGATTGTACAAAGGGAAGAAGGATTTGATGAAATAGGAAATCAAAATATTAACATAAAAGGAGAAGCTATGGAAAAAGTAAAAATCGCTGGTATTACCTCTTCTAAAAATGAAGGAAAAATAACACTATTTGGAGTACCTGATAAGCCAGGAATTGCTGCAAAAGTATTTTCTAGACTTGCTAAGGAAAAAATTAATACAGACATAATCTTGCAAAGTTCAAGTGCAAACAAAGAATTAAATAATATATCATTTACTGTAAAAAGTGATGATTTGAAGGAAGCTGTGGCTATTTCGGAACAGATAAAAGAGAATATTGGGGCTGAAGGTGTTTCATATGAAGAAAAAATTGCAAAAGTCTCTGTTGTTGGAATCGGATTAAAAAGTCACTATGAAACTACTGCTGAAATATTTGATACACTTGCTGAAAATAATATAAATATAGATATGATTTCTTGCTCAGAAATCAATGTTTCTTGCATTATTCATGAAAATGATGTGGAAAAAGCAGTAAATGCACTTCATAAAAGATTCATTGAAATGGATAGCTAA
- a CDS encoding M48 family metallopeptidase, with protein sequence MKTEKILGYEVHRKKVKNINLRIKPNMEVYISVPMNLHRDYIENFIRSKEGWIKSVLKKVEDVKEKQKGFEYKTGEIHKFLGKEYYLTVKLGNFNGVNLINNEKKPSIILTVNENILENIDEKKKIIEKWYFENAKKLFPQFMEKWLKILDEHVEKVAIKPMKTRWGSCNYVKKYINLNTELIKRTPFEIEYVVLHELTHLKYPNHGKGFYNYIERYMPNYKIAEKMLNAKH encoded by the coding sequence ATGAAAACAGAGAAAATTTTAGGTTATGAAGTTCACAGAAAAAAAGTAAAAAATATAAATTTACGAATAAAGCCCAATATGGAAGTTTATATTTCTGTGCCAATGAATTTACATCGTGATTATATCGAAAATTTTATCCGTTCTAAAGAAGGATGGATAAAAAGTGTTTTGAAAAAAGTTGAAGATGTGAAGGAAAAACAGAAGGGATTTGAGTACAAAACTGGTGAAATTCATAAATTTTTGGGAAAAGAATACTATTTAACTGTGAAACTAGGAAACTTTAATGGAGTGAATTTAATAAATAATGAAAAAAAGCCGAGTATAATTTTAACAGTTAATGAAAATATTTTGGAAAATATTGACGAAAAGAAAAAAATTATAGAAAAATGGTATTTTGAAAATGCAAAAAAATTATTTCCGCAATTTATGGAAAAATGGCTAAAAATATTGGATGAACATGTGGAGAAAGTAGCAATAAAGCCTATGAAGACTAGATGGGGTTCGTGTAATTATGTAAAAAAGTATATAAATCTTAATACAGAGCTTATAAAAAGAACACCTTTTGAGATAGAATATGTGGTTTTACATGAATTGACACATTTAAAATATCCAAATCACGGGAAAGGTTTTTACAATTATATCGAAAGATATATGCCAAATTACAAAATTGCTGAAAAAATGCTAAATGCTAAACATTAA
- a CDS encoding NUDIX domain-containing protein — protein sequence MRFDLDDDVKFILEQLNKNGTGFLVGGAVRDRILNKDPGDYDFATDIGYSELKRIFADYSPKEMGAHFGILMINVNGKSYEIAKFRKETGVYNSRYPKEIKFVKTIEEDLARRDFTINSLAYSKQTGIVDLYGGRQDIRRKVIRFVGKPKLRIEEDALRILRAFRFISKLGFNLDKKTSEAIYKKRKFLSKISKERIFDELSKILMGKYSKKAFIEMKKLRVLEIIIPEFRYTYNFNQNNPNHTDDLFNHIIKVIHLCDYDLITRFAALFHDLGKINVKIIDAKGIFHFYGHEKESALIAEEELRHLKASNDFTNSVKKIVKNHMLIYQDVSDKTLKKLIIEMEEKNLKRLFNLFYADLNSKGISRKKENEKILKNFWDKIENIKKQGKIPQFNDLDITGIDLINLKFSNREIGEVKNKLYELVLGDEIENEKEALLKYIVKHYNLNDKFEYENSCGAIVFNENTEKILLVKMHNGNWGFPKGHIENNETKEETAIREVHEETNVNIKIIPNFEREIKYIPNEKTIKKVTIFAGITQEEDVKIDTFEIEAFQWCTYEEALKLVTYKLQKDVLEKARKVFVKSKTG from the coding sequence ATGCGATTTGATTTGGATGATGATGTAAAATTCATATTGGAACAACTGAATAAAAACGGAACAGGATTTCTTGTTGGTGGAGCAGTTAGAGATAGAATTCTAAATAAGGATCCTGGTGATTATGATTTCGCAACTGATATAGGTTATTCAGAATTAAAAAGAATCTTTGCAGATTATAGCCCAAAGGAAATGGGAGCCCATTTTGGGATTCTTATGATAAATGTCAATGGAAAAAGTTATGAAATAGCAAAATTTCGTAAAGAAACAGGAGTTTACAACAGTAGATACCCAAAGGAAATAAAATTTGTAAAAACAATCGAAGAAGATTTAGCAAGACGTGATTTTACAATAAATTCACTTGCTTACAGCAAACAAACTGGAATAGTTGATTTGTATGGCGGAAGGCAGGATATTAGAAGGAAAGTTATAAGATTTGTAGGAAAACCTAAGTTAAGGATAGAAGAGGATGCACTTAGAATTTTGAGGGCCTTCAGATTTATTTCAAAGTTAGGATTTAATTTGGATAAAAAAACATCAGAAGCTATTTATAAAAAAAGGAAATTTTTGTCAAAAATATCTAAAGAGAGAATTTTTGACGAATTAAGTAAAATTTTAATGGGGAAGTATTCAAAAAAAGCTTTTATCGAAATGAAAAAATTACGAGTTTTAGAAATAATAATTCCAGAATTTCGTTATACCTATAATTTTAATCAGAATAATCCCAATCATACTGATGACTTGTTTAACCACATTATAAAAGTTATCCATCTTTGTGATTATGATTTGATAACGAGATTTGCCGCACTTTTTCACGATTTAGGGAAAATAAATGTGAAAATTATTGATGCAAAAGGTATTTTTCATTTTTATGGACATGAAAAAGAAAGTGCATTAATTGCGGAAGAAGAGTTGAGACATCTTAAAGCTTCTAATGATTTTACAAATTCAGTAAAAAAAATTGTAAAAAATCATATGTTAATTTATCAGGACGTTTCAGATAAGACGTTGAAAAAGCTGATTATAGAAATGGAAGAAAAAAATCTAAAAAGACTTTTCAATTTATTTTATGCAGATTTAAATTCTAAAGGAATTAGCAGAAAAAAAGAAAATGAAAAGATTTTGAAAAATTTTTGGGATAAAATTGAAAATATAAAAAAACAGGGGAAAATACCACAGTTTAATGATTTGGATATAACTGGAATTGATTTGATTAATCTCAAATTTAGTAATCGTGAGATTGGGGAAGTAAAAAATAAGCTGTATGAACTTGTCTTAGGAGATGAAATTGAAAATGAGAAGGAAGCATTATTAAAATATATTGTAAAGCATTACAACCTAAATGACAAATTTGAGTATGAAAATTCATGTGGAGCGATTGTTTTTAATGAAAATACTGAGAAAATTTTGCTTGTGAAAATGCACAATGGTAACTGGGGATTTCCAAAAGGACATATCGAAAACAATGAAACAAAGGAAGAAACAGCAATTCGTGAAGTTCACGAAGAAACAAATGTAAATATAAAAATTATTCCAAATTTTGAACGTGAAATAAAGTATATTCCAAACGAAAAAACTATTAAGAAAGTTACGATTTTTGCAGGAATTACACAAGAGGAAGATGTCAAGATTGATACTTTTGAAATTGAGGCTTTTCAGTGGTGTACTTACGAAGAAGCATTAAAGCTAGTTACTTATAAATTACAGAAGGATGTACTGGAAAAGGCAAGAAAAGTATTTGTAAAGTCGAAAACAGGTTAG
- a CDS encoding Fic family protein, whose amino-acid sequence MKIKKYKINFEEIDKKLNKYKETKLNEHLLKQLREDLIIKWTYNSNAIEGSTFTLMETKVLLEDGITVGGKTMREHLEIIGHAEAIYYLEEIIKDDTELSEKEIRDIHSLVTKGIENINPGQYRTVPVYISGAEHIPPQPYMILPEMEKLMLWYRNETNELHPIERATILHGEFVKIHPFLDGNGRTSRLLLNFELMKNGYPPIIIEKSEKAIYFESLEKGSLTGDWTDFIQFVAKKCEERIDFINSFKEKETK is encoded by the coding sequence ATGAAAATAAAAAAATATAAAATAAATTTTGAAGAAATAGATAAAAAATTAAATAAATACAAAGAAACAAAACTTAATGAACATTTATTGAAACAATTAAGAGAGGATCTAATAATAAAATGGACATACAACAGCAATGCAATTGAAGGAAGCACTTTTACATTGATGGAAACAAAAGTTCTGCTTGAAGATGGGATAACTGTTGGCGGGAAGACTATGAGAGAACATCTTGAAATAATAGGGCATGCTGAAGCCATTTATTATTTAGAAGAAATTATAAAAGATGATACGGAACTATCAGAAAAAGAGATAAGAGATATTCATAGTTTAGTAACAAAAGGCATTGAAAATATAAATCCAGGACAGTATCGAACAGTCCCAGTCTATATAAGCGGTGCAGAGCATATTCCACCACAGCCTTACATGATACTTCCTGAAATGGAAAAATTAATGTTATGGTATAGAAATGAGACAAATGAGTTGCACCCGATAGAAAGAGCAACTATTTTACATGGTGAATTTGTTAAAATACATCCATTTTTAGATGGAAATGGAAGAACTTCCAGACTCCTTCTAAATTTTGAGCTTATGAAAAATGGCTATCCTCCTATAATTATTGAAAAGTCGGAAAAAGCAATTTATTTTGAAAGTCTGGAAAAAGGTTCGCTAACAGGTGACTGGACTGATTTTATACAGTTTGTTGCTAAAAAATGTGAAGAAAGAATTGATTTTATAAATTCATTTAAAGAAAAAGAAACAAAATAA
- a CDS encoding NAD(P)/FAD-dependent oxidoreductase: MKREIAIIGGGASGFLTAITAKKNGKDVVILERKERVLKKVLTTGNGRCNLTNVNASNRNYFGIEKIKQPIEKILESFTSQDAMKFFEDEVGIICNEENRGKVYPLSGQAASIVDGLRFYAQSLGIEIITDFYVTKIEKEMFDFKIISEDKRQIIAKKVVLATGGKSYPELGSNGSGYELAKSFGHTVTELTPVIVQLKAEKEKIKGLKGIKSDVEVTAFGENESGEKIKICTYDGELLFTDFGISGNVVFNISYVFPIYRNVEFEIDFMPKFTYNEIFEILKKRRTILKDFTMEQFFNGVVNKKLGQFLTKSAGIEKLSKSINELTDNEIRKICTTLKKYRIKIVDTNGFKAAQVTAGGIPLSEVNLENLESKKIKNLYFAGEILDVYGECGGFNLQWAWTSGYFLGKNL, encoded by the coding sequence ATGAAAAGAGAAATAGCAATAATTGGAGGCGGCGCTTCAGGTTTTCTGACAGCGATTACTGCAAAGAAAAATGGGAAAGATGTCGTCATTCTGGAAAGAAAGGAGAGGGTTCTGAAAAAAGTGCTTACAACTGGAAATGGACGATGTAACTTGACAAATGTAAATGCTTCCAATAGAAATTATTTTGGAATTGAAAAAATTAAGCAGCCTATTGAGAAAATTTTGGAGAGTTTTACTTCACAGGATGCAATGAAATTCTTTGAAGATGAAGTCGGAATTATTTGTAATGAAGAAAATCGTGGAAAAGTTTATCCACTTAGCGGACAAGCTGCATCAATTGTAGATGGACTCAGATTTTATGCACAAAGCCTTGGAATAGAGATAATTACAGACTTTTATGTTACAAAAATTGAAAAGGAAATGTTCGATTTTAAGATAATATCTGAGGATAAAAGGCAGATAATTGCCAAAAAGGTAGTGCTTGCAACTGGAGGAAAGTCATATCCTGAACTTGGATCAAATGGAAGTGGCTATGAACTTGCAAAGAGTTTTGGGCATACTGTCACAGAATTAACACCCGTTATTGTACAGCTAAAGGCAGAAAAAGAAAAAATTAAAGGATTAAAGGGTATTAAGTCGGATGTGGAAGTTACGGCTTTTGGAGAAAACGAAAGTGGAGAGAAAATAAAAATTTGTACTTATGATGGGGAACTACTTTTTACGGACTTTGGAATTTCTGGAAATGTAGTTTTCAATATTTCGTATGTTTTTCCAATTTACAGAAACGTGGAATTTGAAATTGACTTTATGCCAAAATTTACTTATAATGAAATTTTTGAAATTTTGAAAAAACGTCGAACAATATTAAAGGATTTTACAATGGAACAATTTTTTAATGGAGTTGTCAATAAAAAACTGGGACAATTTTTAACAAAATCGGCAGGAATTGAAAAATTATCGAAAAGTATAAATGAACTTACAGACAACGAAATTCGTAAAATCTGTACAACTTTAAAAAAATATAGAATAAAAATTGTTGATACAAATGGCTTTAAAGCAGCTCAAGTCACTGCTGGCGGTATTCCTTTAAGTGAAGTAAATCTAGAAAATTTAGAATCAAAAAAAATTAAAAATCTGTATTTCGCTGGAGAAATACTGGATGTTTATGGTGAATGCGGTGGATTTAACCTGCAATGGGCGTGGACTTCTGGATATTTTTTAGGAAAAAATCTTTAA
- a CDS encoding 1-deoxy-D-xylulose-5-phosphate synthase — translation MALERVNSPEDLKKLSREELIVLAQDIRDAMLHRVSNKGGHVGPDFGAVELIIALHKVFNSPVDKFVFDVSHQCYPHKIITGRKFGFLDLDRYLEVSGYTNQDESEHDFFKIGHTSTSVSLATGLAKARDLRGVKENIIAIIGDGSLSGGEAFEGLNVASELNTNMIIIANDNDMSIAENHGGLYKNLRELRESNGQAQNNYFKSLGLDYIYVNKGNDLEALIEVFEKVKDIDHPIVVHVHTQKGKGLPYAEKDKETWHYGMPFDPETGEKRNSYSGGLSNDTAEFLMDKMEKDSTVAVVTSGTPTVLGFTRDRREKFAKQFIDVGIAEEQAVAMISGMAKNGGKPIYGVFSTFIQRTYDQLSQDLAINNNPATILIFGGGLGGMSDVTHLCWFDISLVSNIPNIVFLAPTSKEEYFAMLDWSIEYKGHPVAIRVPSQLSEDTGNVQKDFSDLNKYLVTEKGKDIAILGLGNFYKLGKEVKELLKENGIDATLINPRYASGIDETLLNELKAEHKLVVTLEDGVIDGGFGEKIARFYGASDMKVLNYGIKKEFTDRVAPDVAFKNNRLTKEQIVEDILKIVK, via the coding sequence ATGGCATTAGAAAGAGTAAATTCGCCAGAAGACTTAAAAAAATTAAGTAGAGAAGAATTAATAGTATTAGCACAGGATATTAGGGATGCAATGCTTCACAGAGTTAGCAATAAAGGGGGACATGTGGGTCCTGACTTTGGAGCAGTTGAGTTAATAATTGCGTTACACAAGGTATTTAATTCACCTGTTGATAAATTTGTATTTGACGTTTCGCACCAATGTTATCCGCATAAAATCATTACTGGGAGAAAATTTGGATTTTTAGATTTGGATAGGTATTTGGAAGTTTCAGGGTATACCAATCAAGATGAAAGCGAGCATGATTTCTTTAAAATCGGGCATACTTCGACATCTGTCAGTTTAGCAACTGGACTTGCTAAAGCGAGAGATTTACGTGGTGTAAAAGAAAATATAATTGCAATTATTGGAGATGGTTCTCTTAGCGGCGGAGAAGCATTTGAAGGGCTTAATGTAGCTTCTGAACTTAATACAAATATGATTATTATTGCAAATGACAATGATATGTCGATTGCTGAAAATCACGGAGGGCTTTACAAAAATTTAAGAGAATTAAGAGAAAGTAACGGACAGGCTCAAAACAATTATTTTAAATCACTAGGCCTTGACTATATTTATGTGAATAAAGGAAATGACTTGGAGGCTTTGATAGAAGTTTTTGAGAAAGTAAAAGATATTGATCATCCAATAGTTGTTCACGTGCATACTCAAAAAGGAAAAGGACTGCCTTACGCTGAAAAGGATAAGGAAACTTGGCACTATGGAATGCCTTTTGATCCAGAAACAGGAGAAAAACGTAATTCTTATTCTGGTGGATTGAGTAATGATACTGCTGAATTTTTGATGGATAAAATGGAAAAAGATTCAACAGTAGCTGTTGTAACTTCTGGAACACCAACTGTTTTAGGATTTACAAGGGATAGAAGAGAAAAATTTGCAAAACAGTTTATTGATGTCGGAATTGCAGAGGAACAGGCTGTAGCAATGATTTCTGGAATGGCTAAAAATGGAGGAAAACCAATATATGGAGTTTTTAGCACATTTATTCAAAGAACTTACGATCAGCTTTCTCAAGATTTGGCAATAAATAATAATCCAGCTACCATTCTTATTTTCGGCGGAGGGCTAGGTGGAATGAGTGATGTTACTCACTTATGCTGGTTTGATATCTCATTAGTGTCAAATATCCCAAATATCGTATTTCTAGCTCCAACAAGTAAGGAAGAATATTTCGCAATGCTAGACTGGTCAATTGAATACAAAGGACATCCCGTTGCAATAAGAGTGCCTTCTCAATTGTCAGAAGATACAGGAAATGTACAAAAAGATTTTAGCGACTTAAACAAATATCTTGTTACTGAAAAAGGAAAAGACATAGCAATCTTAGGGCTGGGTAACTTTTACAAATTAGGAAAAGAAGTAAAAGAACTTTTAAAAGAAAATGGAATTGATGCAACATTGATTAATCCAAGATATGCTTCAGGGATTGATGAAACATTGCTAAACGAATTAAAAGCAGAACATAAATTAGTTGTTACACTAGAAGATGGTGTAATTGACGGTGGATTTGGAGAAAAAATTGCGAGATTCTACGGGGCTTCTGATATGAAAGTCTTAAATTATGGTATCAAAAAGGAATTTACTGATAGAGTGGCTCCAGATGTGGCGTTTAAAAATAATAGATTAACGAAAGAGCAAATTGTGGAAGATATTTTAAAAATTGTAAAATAA
- a CDS encoding homoserine dehydrogenase, with protein sequence MKIGIIGLGTVGEGVFKVLTNEKESIFEKSRADIEVKYACDLNIEREFSFDFDKSVLTNDYKKILNDPEIKIVVELIGGETIAKQIIIEAFQAKKSVVTANKALIAKYGVELFQLAKENGVSFLFEAAVGGGIPIVTPLMESLVANTVTEIRGIMNGTSNYILTKMKEDNLSFDEALKIASEKGYAEADPTYDVDGIDAGHKINILASLAYGGSIKFKDMQLSGIREISTVDIFSANQLNSTIKLIASSKLLSDKSVQISVEPTLIPNSEILAKVDDVYNAIETTGSYTDKTLFYGKGAGMDPTASAVVADIVKIVTRNHIESDYFFNSTKVFEIVDSNTVKDSYYIRVSDDFDIENSPFELINQIENYYIILANNISKNEINEILKDAKEKLILRVMK encoded by the coding sequence ATGAAAATAGGAATTATTGGATTAGGAACTGTGGGAGAAGGAGTTTTTAAGGTATTAACAAATGAAAAGGAAAGCATTTTTGAAAAGTCAAGAGCTGATATTGAAGTAAAATATGCTTGTGATTTAAATATTGAACGTGAATTTTCATTTGATTTTGATAAATCAGTTCTTACAAATGACTACAAAAAAATATTAAATGACCCTGAAATTAAGATTGTTGTAGAGCTAATTGGTGGAGAAACTATTGCAAAACAGATAATTATTGAAGCATTTCAAGCTAAGAAAAGTGTTGTTACAGCAAACAAGGCACTAATTGCAAAATATGGAGTAGAATTGTTTCAATTGGCAAAGGAAAATGGAGTTTCATTCCTGTTTGAAGCTGCTGTTGGTGGAGGAATTCCTATTGTAACACCTTTGATGGAGAGTCTAGTTGCAAATACAGTTACTGAAATTCGTGGAATTATGAACGGAACTTCAAATTATATTTTGACAAAAATGAAAGAAGATAATTTATCATTTGATGAAGCACTAAAAATTGCCTCTGAAAAAGGGTATGCGGAAGCTGATCCTACTTATGATGTAGATGGAATTGATGCGGGACATAAAATAAATATTCTTGCCTCACTAGCCTATGGAGGTTCAATCAAGTTCAAAGATATGCAATTATCAGGAATAAGAGAAATCAGCACAGTTGACATTTTCTCAGCAAACCAACTAAACTCAACTATAAAATTAATTGCAAGCTCAAAACTTTTATCTGATAAATCAGTACAAATTTCAGTAGAGCCAACATTAATTCCAAACAGCGAAATTTTAGCAAAAGTTGACGATGTTTACAATGCGATTGAAACAACAGGTTCTTATACAGACAAAACTTTATTTTATGGAAAAGGTGCAGGAATGGATCCAACTGCATCAGCGGTAGTTGCAGACATCGTAAAAATTGTAACAAGAAACCATATTGAATCAGATTATTTCTTTAATTCTACAAAAGTATTTGAAATTGTGGACTCAAACACAGTGAAAGATTCTTACTATATAAGAGTTTCAGATGACTTTGATATAGAAAATTCGCCATTTGAACTAATAAATCAAATTGAAAATTACTATATCATCTTAGCAAATAATATTTCAAAAAATGAAATTAACGAGATTTTGAAAGATGCAAAAGAGAAGCTTATATTGAGAGTTATGAAATAA
- a CDS encoding NAD(P)/FAD-dependent oxidoreductase, whose translation MIRINNIKMPVKHSENDLKKTVYKLYKINENKVKSFEIAGQAIDARKKDNIVFVYAVDISFNFDEEIEKKRFENVKNVRKIEKKPYSTEKIENFTETENVKRPVIVGSGPAGIFAGLVLAEAGLKPIIIEQGKNVDEREKDVYNFFKTGKLDKYSNVQFGEGGAGTFSDGKLNTNTNNFRIQKVYDELILAGADPKINYMSKPHIGTDKLIEIMRKIRHKIENLGGEYRFSTKLVKVNYEKSDSENNKIKSILVENVENSDKNKIYEIPTNIVVIAIGHSARETFFMLNEENVAMERKTFSVGVRIEHLQSMINYSQYGKFADKLPAAEYKLNVKTSNGRGAYTFCMCPGGVVVPSSSEEGRLVVNGMSYSQRDLENANSAILVNVFPEDFPGESVLAGVEFQRKLEEKAFELGGKDYKAPIQLFGDFVNDKISTKLGKVKPSYLAGYKFANLNEIFPQFINDSIKEGITLMDKKIKGFANYDAILSAVESRSSSPVKIPRNERFFSNIEGLMPCGEGAGYAGGIMSAAVDGIKCAEYVIEYFLENLLS comes from the coding sequence ATGATTAGAATAAATAATATAAAAATGCCTGTAAAACACAGTGAAAATGATTTAAAAAAAACAGTTTACAAACTTTACAAAATCAATGAGAATAAAGTAAAATCATTTGAAATCGCAGGACAGGCAATTGATGCTAGAAAAAAAGATAATATCGTATTTGTTTATGCGGTGGATATTTCCTTTAACTTTGATGAAGAAATAGAAAAGAAAAGATTTGAAAATGTGAAAAATGTCCGAAAAATTGAGAAAAAACCTTATTCTACGGAAAAAATTGAGAACTTTACAGAAACTGAGAATGTGAAACGTCCTGTTATTGTTGGAAGCGGACCTGCCGGAATTTTTGCTGGACTTGTGCTTGCTGAAGCTGGATTAAAACCAATTATCATTGAGCAGGGAAAAAATGTAGATGAGCGTGAAAAGGATGTTTATAATTTTTTCAAAACTGGAAAACTTGATAAATATTCGAATGTACAGTTTGGAGAAGGAGGAGCCGGAACATTTTCAGATGGGAAACTAAACACGAATACAAATAATTTTCGGATTCAGAAGGTTTATGACGAATTAATTCTCGCTGGTGCTGATCCAAAAATAAATTATATGTCCAAACCCCACATCGGAACTGATAAATTAATCGAAATAATGCGTAAAATTAGGCATAAAATCGAAAACCTTGGAGGAGAGTACCGTTTTAGTACAAAACTTGTAAAAGTAAACTATGAAAAATCTGATTCTGAAAATAACAAAATAAAAAGCATTTTAGTTGAAAATGTAGAAAATTCTGATAAAAATAAAATTTATGAAATTCCAACAAATATTGTAGTTATCGCAATTGGACATAGCGCAAGAGAAACTTTCTTTATGCTGAATGAAGAAAATGTGGCAATGGAACGGAAAACTTTTTCGGTAGGAGTCAGAATTGAGCATCTTCAAAGTATGATAAATTACTCGCAATATGGAAAATTTGCTGATAAATTACCTGCTGCAGAATATAAATTAAATGTAAAGACAAGCAATGGACGTGGAGCTTATACATTCTGCATGTGTCCTGGAGGTGTCGTTGTACCATCTTCAAGCGAAGAAGGCAGACTTGTTGTAAATGGAATGAGTTATTCACAGAGAGATTTGGAAAATGCAAATTCAGCAATTTTGGTAAATGTATTTCCTGAAGATTTCCCAGGAGAAAGCGTTCTAGCTGGAGTCGAATTTCAAAGAAAATTGGAAGAAAAAGCATTCGAGCTTGGCGGAAAAGATTACAAAGCCCCTATTCAGCTATTTGGCGATTTTGTAAATGATAAAATTTCAACAAAATTAGGAAAAGTAAAGCCAAGCTACCTAGCAGGCTACAAATTTGCAAACTTAAATGAAATTTTTCCACAATTTATAAACGATTCCATAAAAGAAGGAATTACCTTAATGGATAAAAAAATAAAGGGTTTTGCTAATTATGACGCAATTCTGTCAGCTGTCGAAAGCCGTAGTTCATCTCCAGTGAAAATTCCTAGAAATGAGAGATTTTTCTCAAATATTGAAGGTCTTATGCCTTGTGGAGAAGGTGCAGGATATGCTGGCGGGATTATGTCGGCGGCAGTTGATGGGATAAAATGTGCAGAATATGTGATTGAATATTTTCTAGAAAATTTACTAAGTTAA